The Candidatus Limnocylindria bacterium genome has a window encoding:
- a CDS encoding aconitase family protein yields the protein MTRRTLAEKVWEQHVVRRAAGEPDLLYVDLHLVHEVTSPQAFEGLRLAHRKVRRPDLTLSTMDHNVPTTVATPADDISLKQMEAMARNAREFGIRLFPMGAPEQGIVHVISPQLGLTEPGMTIVCGDSHTSTHGAFGAIAFGIGTSEVEHVLATQTLWAKRPGTMAVTVEGALPHGVWAKDVILGIIARIGVSGGVGTVIEYRGSAIRALSMEGRMTICNMSIEAGARAGMVAPDDTTYAYVEKRQHAPKGAQWERA from the coding sequence GTGACCAGGCGCACGCTCGCGGAGAAGGTCTGGGAGCAGCACGTCGTGCGGCGGGCCGCGGGCGAGCCGGATCTTCTCTACGTCGATCTCCATCTCGTCCATGAGGTGACCTCGCCGCAGGCGTTCGAAGGGCTGCGGCTTGCGCACCGCAAGGTGCGGCGGCCCGACCTCACGCTGTCGACGATGGATCACAACGTGCCGACGACGGTCGCGACTCCCGCCGACGACATCTCCCTGAAGCAGATGGAAGCGATGGCCCGCAACGCGCGCGAGTTCGGCATCCGTCTCTTCCCGATGGGCGCGCCGGAGCAGGGGATCGTCCACGTCATCTCGCCGCAGCTCGGACTCACGGAGCCGGGCATGACGATCGTGTGCGGCGACAGCCATACGTCGACGCACGGCGCCTTCGGCGCGATCGCGTTCGGGATCGGGACGAGCGAGGTCGAGCACGTCCTCGCGACGCAGACGCTCTGGGCCAAGCGCCCCGGCACGATGGCGGTCACCGTCGAGGGCGCGCTTCCGCATGGCGTGTGGGCGAAGGACGTGATCCTCGGGATCATCGCGCGCATCGGCGTGAGCGGCGGTGTCGGCACGGTGATCGAATATCGCGGCTCGGCGATCCGCGCGCTGTCGATGGAAGGGCGCATGACCATCTGCAACATGTCGATCGAGGCGGGCGCGCGCGCTGGGATGGTCGCGCCCGACGACACGACCTACGCCTACGTCGAGAAGCGCCAGCACGCGCCGAAGGGCGCGCAGTGGGAGCGCGCG